The Rhinolophus sinicus isolate RSC01 linkage group LG07, ASM3656204v1, whole genome shotgun sequence genomic interval AGCTGGTGATGCAAGTTCAGGTTTTCACGGTGGTCATTTTGTACACATGAGAGGATTGCCTTTCCGTGCAACCGAAAATGACATCGCTAATGTGAGTGATTTTAGTAATTTACTAGTGGTTTTATACTTAGTCCTAGTATCTAAGTTTTGAAGATTCTTAGTGTTATCTTTAAGTAGTGATAAGTATTTTTGTGTCTGTTGTGTGCTGACCTATGTACATAGGATTCAAGCAAGTACAAGTTTTAAGTCCAGTTAAGAATTAAGTGACAGACTGATCATAGAGTGGTTGTGACTAGAAGATTGTTTCTCCtgtataaagttttaaaagtgaATATGTTAACAAGTCAATACATTTTAGTAGTTTGGTTTGGCTTTCTAGGCTACATGGTGGGTGAGGAGCTGAAAATCATGGAAGTACATGCTGCTATTGATTTGAAACTGGTTGGTTTCAAATTGGTTCGAGAATCAGCAAACCTCAGCCCATGAGCCATATCCagtcacactcattcatttattatctagttcttaaaatttttgctttagaTCTTACTAGAAACAAATTGGCCTAAGGTCCAGGTGCCTTTTAGGATCACTGAAACCTGATTAACTTATGATTAGAATTAAATGATGTATTTTGGGAGATATCCATATATAGTTGGTAGGTTTATCAAACTCCATTGTTCTGAATCGTAACACCCAATTTCTCAGCACATACTTTTAGGAAACCTGTTAATATTTCAAACAACTTTGAAATACCTTTCTTGGGAGTGGGATACTTACTCTCTCAAGTACTGGggttatgaaacatttttatttatttagggtaACCTGTTCTCTaggttagaaatatttttctttttaaatttattttagaaaagataattctgtaattttttccAAGTATAGTCTTATATTCCTAGAACCTCTGGAATGGTTAGCCTTGTAACACAGTGTAGAAGAGTTTGTTTTAATGAATGAGGAAAAACCAAGGCACGTGGTAATTTCAAtactataaatagaaaaataagtaataagtgttatcttttatttagttcttctcaCCACTAAATCCAATACGAGTGCATATTGATATTGGAGCTGATGGCAGAGCAACAGGAGAAGCAGATGTAGAGTTTGTGACACATGAAGATGCAGTAGCTGCCATGTCTAAAGATAAGAATAACATGCGTAAGTGGAATCCTTGGCATGCTATCTTatttcctaccgtgtttccccaaaaataggacctagccagaccatcagctgtaatgtgtctttttggagcaaaaattaacataaaacccagtattaatttttgctccaaaagacgcattacagctgatggtcccgctaggtcttattttctgggaaacacggtaggtgaacTTGCTTATAATTTTAGGCTTTAGTAGCTTTCTAGAGGACTTTTTATTGAAGTTAATTCACTCTTAATACTTGACAGATTATTGGAGCTTAAAGTTATTAAAGAGGGAAAATAGGTATGTTGCTTGCTATTATTTGCATTTGCCCGAGTTCCCGTGCCTTTTGTAAATTATTACCACTTCTTAACCTGTATATTGATCAACTTTGGTAAGTTATTGCTGCATGTCatcaaatctgttttttaaagccattaaatTTCACCTTGACCAGTGATTCCCAAATGTGGCTACACATTCAATCACTTGGTACTTttaagattctgattcagttctATGACTGGGcctggaatatattttttaagaagtatACCAGCTAGTTCTAAAATAATGAATCAGCCCTTTTATAGATAAGACTGAGGCCCAAAACATGTTCTATACTTGTTCAAGGCTGTACAGTTTGAACGAAACCTAAATTTTAGCCCTATCTGGCATACATTTAGGTTAATATTAGCCAGTCACCCTTTTAAATTTGATCcatcatttctttctcccttgttactcttttttttctctacagaACACCGATACATTGAACTCTTCTTGAATTCTACTCCTGGAGGTGGCTCTGGAATGGGAGGTTCTGGAATGGGAGGCTACGGCAGAGATGGAATGGGTatgtaaagttttttaaataagcagAGTTAGATACTTAGCAATCaatctaaaacttttttttttttttttttttttttaagataatcaGGGAGGTTATGGATCTGTTGGAAGAATGGGAATGGGGAACAATTACAGCGGAGGCTATGGTACTCCTGATGGCTTGGGGGGTTACGGTAAGTGTCATTGGTTACCGAAGTTCAGTTTGTTAGCCCCATATGTGGTACAGACAACTTAAAGTTTATGTGTTACTATATTCTACATTGATACCTCCTACTAAACAattcttaatgtctttttttaaggCCGTGGTGGTGGAGGCAGTGGAGGTTACTATGGGCAAGGTGGCATGAGTGGAGGTGGATGGCGTGGGATGTATTAAAGCATAACTACCAACATAAGAGTCCTGACAACAGCATCTGGTCTACTAGACTTTCTtacagatttcatttcttttgtattttaagaacTTTATAATGACTGAAGgaatgtgttttcaaaatattatttggtaAAGCAACAGATTGTGATgggaaaaatctgttttctgtagGTTTTATTTGTTGCATActttgacttaaaaataaatttttatattcaaaCCACTGATGTTGATACTTTTTATATACTAGTTACTCCGAAGGATGTGCTGCTTTCATAAGATTTGGGttgatgtattttattattagctcTACAAGAAGTAGTACGGTGTAATTTTAGAGGACAATGGTTCACCTCTGCATAAGCTGTAAGTCTTAATAAGCAGGCATCTGGAATAGAGCTTGGAAAatagtcttttttctttagtttctcctGGACAACACTGTAAATATGTAGCACGTAAAGATGAGTTTAGATGGCTTCAGGAGTGTAAATTCAGCTAAttctatatttgtctttttcaaatgTCACTTAACCAGGCATAGTTCTGAAATGTTAATCTATGTAAGAGGTATCTGGATTTCTGAATATTCACAATTGTATTACCTGGGGATGGGGGTGTTGGAAATTTAAATTCTAGCCCTagattttagaataaaatcctcTCAGCACTTGACTGAagtaccaaaaaatgtatccaaaaaaGTGGTAGTTGTGTTATCTCAAAATGTCTTAGACTAGATTAAGGTTCTCAGTGACACCAGAATTCAGTACAAGTACAAAGGTATTTACTGTGGAGTATAATTCTCAGAGATGTATTTTT includes:
- the HNRNPH3 gene encoding heterogeneous nuclear ribonucleoprotein H3 isoform X4; amino-acid sequence: MRDGRGMGGHGYGGAGDASSGFHGGHFVHMRGLPFRATENDIANFFSPLNPIRVHIDIGADGRATGEADVEFVTHEDAVAAMSKDKNNMQHRYIELFLNSTPGGGSGMGGSGMGGYGRDGMDNQGGYGSVGRMGMGNNYSGGYGTPDGLGGYGRGGGGSGGYYGQGGMSGGGWRGMY
- the HNRNPH3 gene encoding heterogeneous nuclear ribonucleoprotein H3 isoform X3, giving the protein MYDRMRRGGDGYDGGYGGFDDYGGYNNYGYGNDGFDDRMRDGRGMGGHGYGGAGDASSGFHGGHFVHMRGLPFRATENDIANFFSPLNPIRVHIDIGADGRATGEADVEFVTHEDAVAAMSKDKNNMQHRYIELFLNSTPGGGSGMGGSGMGGYGRDGMDNQGGYGSVGRMGMGNNYSGGYGTPDGLGGYGRGGGGSGGYYGQGGMSGGGWRGMY